In Listeria swaminathanii, a single window of DNA contains:
- a CDS encoding RluA family pseudouridine synthase: MQNETLIIEESHARERVDKVIAEMMGKSRSAIQLMLKNGDITVNGELAKPNYKVQVGDEIHYEVREPEELEVLAEDIPLDIYFEDKDMLVVNKPEGMVVHPSAGHASGTLVNALLFHCDDLSGINGKIRPGIVHRIDKDTSGLLMVAKNDHAHESLAKQLKDKTSDREYIALVHGDIVHQKGTIEAPIGRAKEDRQKMAVVRDGKEARTHFEVLERLPGFTLINCKLDTGRTHQIRVHLKYIGHPLAGDPKYGPKNTIKGNGQYLHAAKLGFDHPTTNERMTFEAPLPSSFEKVLKSLRQED; the protein is encoded by the coding sequence ATGCAGAATGAAACATTGATTATAGAAGAAAGCCACGCGCGCGAACGTGTGGATAAAGTGATTGCTGAAATGATGGGAAAAAGTCGTTCAGCGATTCAACTAATGCTAAAAAATGGCGATATCACAGTAAATGGTGAACTTGCTAAACCAAATTACAAAGTACAAGTAGGCGACGAAATTCATTATGAAGTTCGTGAACCAGAAGAACTGGAAGTATTAGCGGAAGATATTCCACTAGATATTTACTTTGAGGATAAAGATATGCTTGTTGTCAATAAACCAGAAGGAATGGTTGTTCACCCATCAGCGGGCCATGCGAGTGGTACACTTGTGAATGCGTTACTATTCCACTGTGATGATTTATCCGGCATTAACGGCAAAATCCGTCCAGGAATTGTCCACCGGATTGATAAAGATACATCGGGCTTACTAATGGTTGCTAAAAATGATCACGCCCATGAATCACTTGCTAAACAATTAAAAGACAAAACCTCAGATAGAGAATATATTGCACTTGTCCACGGCGACATTGTCCACCAAAAAGGCACGATTGAAGCACCAATTGGCCGCGCAAAAGAAGACCGTCAAAAAATGGCTGTCGTACGCGATGGCAAAGAAGCAAGAACGCATTTTGAAGTATTGGAACGTTTACCTGGTTTCACGTTAATTAATTGCAAACTAGACACTGGCCGTACGCACCAAATCCGCGTCCACTTGAAATATATCGGACATCCTTTAGCAGGCGATCCGAAATACGGACCAAAAAATACGATTAAAGGCAACGGGCAATATCTTCATGCAGCAAAATTAGGATTTGATCATCCGACAACGAATGAACGCATGACGTTTGAAGCGCCACTACCAAGTTCTTTTGAAAAAGTATTAAAATCATTACGACAAGAAGATTAA
- a CDS encoding NCS2 family permease yields MQKFFNKVFRLNEHKTNIRTEFLAGMIGFFTVAYIIVVNSSILAEAGVPYQGAVLATIFISAFGCLIMGFWANAPLILMPGMGINALFAYTLVQGMGLSWQVALAAVTMSGLLFMILAFTPLAGKLNEAIPLILKQAITVGLGLFLIFLGLEKGGIVTRGKHAIIAVGDLGDPFVLATLVTLLLTMILVIRKIPGAFLWSLIIGTIVGVMFGVAGKAGGASISVAPWSDVLFKADFSGMASVGFWSAVFTMTMVIVFETVGLTNGQVRQLKQTEKLPRILKASSLTAFLSGLFGTSPTISALESGSMFASGAKTGLATITTGIFFIASLFLMPVLSFIPNSAIAPILIIIGMSMLQEFKEMDLSNAAETFSALLIIVLIPLTYSIADGIAAGFIAYPILRAFTKNEERTSPVMYVIAALFLLQFIIQ; encoded by the coding sequence ATGCAGAAATTTTTCAACAAAGTATTTCGGCTGAACGAGCATAAAACCAATATCCGGACCGAATTTTTGGCTGGTATGATTGGCTTTTTTACGGTGGCATATATTATTGTCGTCAATAGCTCGATTTTAGCGGAGGCTGGAGTTCCTTATCAAGGAGCAGTTCTAGCGACGATTTTTATTTCGGCGTTTGGTTGTTTGATAATGGGATTTTGGGCAAATGCACCGCTTATTCTGATGCCTGGGATGGGGATTAATGCGCTCTTTGCGTATACTCTTGTTCAAGGAATGGGATTAAGTTGGCAGGTTGCACTTGCTGCTGTTACGATGAGTGGTTTATTATTTATGATTCTTGCGTTTACACCACTGGCAGGAAAATTAAATGAAGCTATTCCGCTGATTTTAAAACAAGCGATTACGGTTGGGTTAGGTTTATTCTTAATCTTCCTAGGGCTTGAGAAAGGCGGAATCGTAACGCGCGGAAAACATGCCATTATTGCCGTTGGAGATTTAGGTGATCCATTCGTTTTAGCAACACTCGTGACACTTTTATTAACGATGATTTTAGTTATTCGGAAAATTCCAGGCGCTTTCTTATGGAGTTTAATAATCGGAACAATCGTTGGTGTGATGTTTGGTGTTGCCGGGAAAGCTGGAGGTGCTTCGATAAGCGTTGCGCCGTGGAGTGATGTACTCTTTAAAGCTGATTTTTCCGGAATGGCGAGTGTTGGTTTTTGGAGCGCCGTCTTTACGATGACGATGGTAATTGTGTTTGAAACGGTTGGTCTTACAAATGGACAAGTAAGACAACTCAAACAAACGGAAAAATTACCACGGATTCTAAAAGCTAGCTCACTAACCGCCTTTTTATCTGGCTTATTTGGTACAAGCCCAACAATCTCTGCACTTGAAAGTGGCTCGATGTTTGCGAGTGGAGCAAAAACTGGTTTAGCAACAATTACGACAGGTATTTTCTTCATCGCATCCCTTTTCTTAATGCCGGTATTATCTTTTATTCCGAACAGTGCGATTGCGCCGATTTTAATTATTATCGGTATGTCGATGCTGCAAGAATTTAAAGAAATGGACTTATCGAATGCGGCAGAAACTTTTTCAGCACTACTGATTATTGTATTAATCCCGCTGACGTATAGTATTGCAGACGGAATTGCGGCTGGTTTTATCGCGTATCCCATTCTTCGTGCTTTCACGAAAAACGAGGAACGTACTTCACCAGTCATGTATGTAATTGCAGCTTTATTTTTGCTTCAATTTATCATACAATAA
- the lspA gene encoding signal peptidase II — MYYYLITLAVVALDQLTKWIVVQNMEIGQKIEVIPGFLYWSSYRNDGAAWSILEGHMWFFYLITVVVIGIIIYIMQKYAKGKRLFSISLAFILGGAIGNFIDRVLHQEVVDFVQTVWGNYYFPIFNVADASLSVGVVLMLVYVFVDDRKTKGIK, encoded by the coding sequence ATGTATTATTATCTAATCACCCTAGCTGTAGTTGCGCTAGACCAATTGACTAAATGGATTGTTGTTCAAAATATGGAAATTGGACAGAAAATAGAAGTTATTCCTGGTTTCTTATACTGGTCAAGCTACCGTAATGATGGAGCTGCTTGGAGTATTTTAGAAGGGCATATGTGGTTTTTCTATCTTATTACTGTTGTTGTTATTGGAATTATAATTTATATTATGCAAAAATATGCCAAAGGAAAACGACTATTTTCCATTAGTTTAGCGTTTATTCTAGGTGGTGCGATTGGTAATTTTATCGACCGGGTCTTGCATCAAGAAGTAGTAGATTTTGTACAAACAGTTTGGGGAAATTATTACTTCCCAATCTTTAATGTGGCAGATGCCTCGCTTTCAGTTGGTGTCGTACTAATGCTCGTGTATGTTTTTGTAGACGACCGCAAAACGAAAGGAATTAAATAA